The DNA segment CTGTGGCATCCACTTATCAACAAAAAATCAAGTTTCCTGTGCAAGAGCGGGTCGGTGAAGTAAGGGGAGATCAACCTTCCTCTCGGAAATGCTATGGTGAAACAGTTCGAGTGGACCAAAAGAAGGCAAGAAGGGAAGATAAAGGGAAGAAACTAACTCAGGAGGAGAGAGTAATGGAGGAAAAAGAAGTACATTTTGTTGCCGAAGATGAACAGGAGACGATTGAAGTAGAGCCGGGAAAAAGCGTCCGAGTGGCTCGAGACCTTGAAACCGTCACCCGGGTAAAACTCCTCGCTTGCTTAAAAgctaatatttatgtttttgcgTGGTCTCAGCAGGAACTTGTGGGGATATCACCCAGAATTGCCGAGCACAAATTGAACATCATTCCGGGATCTCGACCGGTGAAACAGAAGAAAAGACATTTCGGGCTTGAGAAAGATAAAATCATTGATGAACAGGTGAAGGAAATGTTGAAGTCCGGCCACATCAGGGAGGTCCAATTTCCCACATGACTCTCTAATGTGATCCTTGTCCCCAAAGCCATAGGGAAGTGCAGGATGTGCGTGGACTTTCGAGATTTGAACAAAGCCTGCCCAAAAGATTGTTATCCACTTCCCCGGATAGATCAATTGGTGGACTCTACTTCTGGCTTCGAGTTGTTGAGCTTCATGGATGCATATCAGGGATATCACCAAATTCTTATGGCCCGAGAAGATCAAGACAAGACCAGCTTCATCACTTCTGGGAGCACCTTCTGCTACGTGGTCATGCCCTTCGGGTTGAAAAATGTGGGTGCTACGTATCAGCGATTGATGAATCAAGTTTTCCAGAAGCAGATAAGCAGGAATATTGAGgtgtatgttgatgatattttgatcaaAACTCGAAAgatttcttgttttatcgacGACTTGGCGGAAACCTTTGCTACATTAAAGAAATACGAGATAAAGCTCAACCCTGCCAAGTGTGTGTTTGGGGTAAAAAGTGGAAAATTCTTGGGATTTATGGTCACAGATCGCGGCATTGAGGTCAATCCGGAGAAAATCAAAGTAGTGCTTGACATGCCCTCCCCTCAATCTGTCCGTGAGGTGCAAAAATTAACCGGGAAGATCGCCGCCCTATCTCGATTCATTTCCCGGTCAGCTCACAGGAGTTACCCATTTTTCCAAGTTCTCCGAAAGGCCCATAAATTTGGATGGGATGAAAAATGTGAACAGGCTTTCCAAGACCTAAAGAAGCACCTGGCCGAGTTACCCGTCTTGGTCAAACCCGAGCCGGGAGAAAAGTTATGGATTTATTTGTCTGCCACCGAGTATGCCGTTAGCTCTGTACTTATCCGAGAAGAAGGGATGGACCAGAAACCGGTGTACTATGTTAGTCATGCCCTCCGAGGAGCGGAGTTGAAATATAGCGAAGTTGAAAAAATAGCCCTGGCCCTGGTAGTGACCGCTCGAAAGCTGAGGCCGTATTTCCTTTCCCATCCGATAGTAGTCCTCACCAATTCTCCACTCGGGAGGATAATGACGCATGCCGAAGTTTCAGGAAGAATGGTTAAGTGGACGATAGAACTCGGGGAGTATGATATTGAGTACAAACCCCGAGCTGCTATCAAAGCCCAAACCTTAACTGATTTTTAACAGAGATGATACAATCTGAAGAAGAAGTATGGAGGGTCTTCGTTGATGGTGCATCAAACTTATCAGGATGCGGGGTTGGAGTGGTGTTGGTTGCCCCTTCAGAGGAAAAAATCAAGTTAGCCCTCAGAATTGATTCCCGGGTCACTAATAATGAGGCTGAATATGAAGCCGTTTTGTCAGGATTGCAGGCTGTCCGGGAAGTTGGAGCTTCTCGAGTAATTATTTATTCTGACTCACAGCTGGTGGCACAGCAGATTAAAGGTACCTATGAAACCAAAGACGAAAAAATGCTCAAGTACTTAAGGCTTATCGCAGCCCGAGCTGCTACCTTGACCGATTGGAGCATTGAGCAAATTCCCCGGGAGAAGAATAACGAAGCTGATAGTCTTGCAAAATTGGTCGCCTCTATGTCCGACATAAGTACCCGGGAAATCACGTGTTTCACCCGGTTAATGTTATCTATTGATGAGGAAGTGCCGcatattcaagaaaactcatGGATGGCCCCTTTAATCGAATTTATGGTCCAAGACAAACTTCCAGCTGACCGAGCTCAAGCTTTGAAGATAAAAAAGCAAGCGCCCAGGTTCGCTCTCTTGAATAATATTCTANCACACGTTCCCGCCCTGTAATTCTAGTTTCAATCATCTTCAAACAATTTTTAGCTTTCTCAAATTGTTCCAACTTAATATACACTGTTGCCATTGTGCTGAATGTGGTCCAATCCAGACTCATGGTGGTATCCAACCGCAtcttttcaaaaacttgttccATTTTCTTGGCAGATCCTTGAGACCCACAAGATGACAACCAAATGTTGTAGGAATAAGTATCTAATTCTATATGATTATCCTTCATTTCGAGAACCAGTGACTCGACCTTCTCATGATCTTCAAGGTTCAAATAGAGGGTCATCATGACATTGCATGGAAGTGTATGACTAGCATAACCTCTATTTCTCATTTTGTTCATTAGAGATTCGGCTTTTTCCCTCATCCGAGCCTGTGCATACACGTTCAAAAGAGAACCGTATACTTTTTTATCTTTCAAGACATCTGGCAAGTTCAGGAAATGTTGTTCAGCACTTAAAGCACCATACACTTTAGCAATTAAATCCAGCTGAATTGCAGCGTCACTGCTGCCTATTCTGTACTTCTCTGCCCTGTCATTCATCCACTCAAGCACCTGCAAAGCATATAAAATTTCAGTCATGCGATAAGGGAACCAGCAGTGGCAGCGAGAATTTTCACATAGGGTGGCAAAGCTaaaactcaaaaataattaaGGGGAGAATCCATATTTCTACGTGtatataaatacaaatataaatgGATCGATCGAAAATTTAAGATGGGAAGGGGAGCAATTACAGTTATCTGCTCCTCTGGTCCCACCACCAGGATCCGGAACAGCTTAGCAATCCCAACCCGAATTTTACAGAAGGTACCGAGAAGTTATATTGAAATAAAGATTCGAAATGTCACTCGCACTCTAGCAGAATGAAGAAAAGGGAAAAGTATAATCTTATAATTTCTAGAGTGTTTCTGAAGGAGAACCTCATGCAAATACTATGTGACAAGGTTTTATCTTAGTCTTGTTAGATTCCAAAAAAATGGAAACTCACGTATATGGGATTCTTTGTGGTGACGATGCAGTTACCCATTTATGATTTGAGATTTATAGAATAAATACTCTATTGCTGACACGTTCCCAGTAAGAAATGCACATGCTGTATATGTATGTGGTAAAGCAAGTTTTTCTTTCCTCAAAATGTTAACCCCATTGATTTAGTAAATTGATTGCTTTCCCGGTATTTTCAAAATCTATAAGAAATCAATATCCTACATTTTTGAATAAATGTATACTACATCCATATGGAACTATATCCATCCCCTTTGTGTTGTGTAGATTCGAACTTTGATTAACTGCACAAGTTGAAATGTAAAAGCCTCAACCGACTAAGAAAAATCCACAAAAAGTACACATACTCTAAAAATCTGTTCAGACTACAAAACTATGGACGTATCAGAAGAGCAATTTTATCATCTATGAGTGATGCTTGAGCCCTTTGCATCTCCAGCTAATTCAGTTACCATATCACGTGTATTTGGTACCAGAAGCACAGCACAGCACAGCAAAAGATACAAAACTATACAGCTATAAGACAACTCTAGTAAGCTTTTGAATTAGCCACTACTCAACCAAATAATGCCTAATCTAAAATTCTCACTGTATCATATACAACAGCCACGCCACATGATGAAGATAATTATATTCAAAACTCATATCCTATCAGACAGCCAAAATACTATAACAACCAAGTGTCAGcatgttaagattgaa comes from the Primulina huaijiensis isolate GDHJ02 chromosome 8, ASM1229523v2, whole genome shotgun sequence genome and includes:
- the LOC140982892 gene encoding uncharacterized protein, encoding MIQSEEEVWRVFVDGASNLSGCGVGVVLVAPSEEKIKLALRIDSRVTNNEAEYEAVLSGLQAVREVGASRVIIYSDSQLVAQQIKGTYETKDEKMLKYLRLIAARAATLTDWSIEQIPREKNNEADSLAKLKTHGWPL
- the LOC140982895 gene encoding pentatricopeptide repeat-containing protein At1g02150-like: MLLQPTTSKPTLYFHHRAHDNVSMSSKTSYSISFSSRLLLKAGGRDKNLVFFSCSSVSRVQSYGRVGFERSASKWNDVFKKISTMEGQNMGSASVLNQAVNEGRNLSKWDLHRVVKELRKFRKYKPALEVLEWMNDRAEKYRIGSSDAAIQLDLIAKVYGALSAEQHFLNLPDVLKDKKVYGSLLNVYAQARMREKAESLMNKMRNRGYASHTLPCNVMMTLYLNLEDHEKVESLVLEMKDNHIELDTYSYNIWLSSCGSQGSAKKMEQVFEKMRLDTTMSLDWTTFSTMATVYIKLEQFEKAKNCLKMIETRITGRERVXEYYSRERTWALAFLSSKLELGQLEVCLGP